From the genome of Haloarcula taiwanensis:
TCGACTACACCGAGGCGTCGGCCGAACTGACGAGCAGGCACGTCATGAGCCAGGTGAGTTACAGATGGGACTGAAAGACGACCTCGAACGGTACCGCGACGTGGGCGAGGAGCGCCGTCAGGACCTCGCCGAGTTCATCCAGTACGGCGACCTCGGCCAGTCGCGGGGCGACTCCGTCCGCATCCCGATCAAGATTGTCGACCTGCCGGAGTTCGAGTACGACCAGCGCGATCAGGGCGGCGTCGGCCAGGGCGAGGGGGCCGAAGAGGGCGACCCGGTCGGCCAGCCACAGCCCCAGCCCGGCGACGGCGACGACGGGGAGGACGGCGACCCCGGCGAGGAAGGCGGCGAACACGAGTACTACGAGATGGACCCCGAGGAATTCGCCGAGGAACTCGATGAGCAACTCGGGCTCGACCTCGAACCCAAGGGCAAGAAGGTCATCGAGGAGAAGGAGGGCGACTTCACGGACATCACCCGGACCGGCCCCTCCTCGACGCTGGACTTCGAGCGACTGTTCAAGAAAGGACTCAAGCGCAAGCTCGCGATGGACTTCGACGAGGACTACGTCCGCGAGGCGCTGAAAGTCGACGGCTGGGGGCCGGCCACCGTCTACGAGTGGACCCGCGAGCAGAACATGCCCGTCTCGAAGGCGTGGATAGACGACGCCTACGAGGAACTGCCCGCCGACGAGCGGGCCGTCTGGGACTCCATCGAGGAGATGGAGGACAACGTCGAGCGCGTCGAGACCTCCCAGCGCATCCGCCGGGAGGGCGTCGACCAGATTCCATTCCGCCGCGAGGACGAACGCTACCGCTACCCCGAAATCGTCGAAGAGCGGGAGAAAAACGTCGTCGTCGTGAACATCCGGGACGTGTCGGGGTCGATGCGCCAGAAGAAACGCGAACTCGTCGAGCGGACGTTCACGCCGCTTGATTGGTATCTCACCGGTAAGTACGACAACGCCGAGTTCGTCTACATCGCCCACGACGCCGACGCCTGGGAGGTCGAACGCGAGGAGTTCTTCGGCATCCGCTCGGGCGGGGGCACGCGCATCTCCAGCGCGTACGAACTCGCCGCGGAGGTCCTCGAAGAGGAGTACCCCTGGAGCGAGTGGAACCGCTACGTGTTCGCGGCGGGCGACAGCGAGAACTCCTCGAACGACACCGAGGAGAAAGTCATCCCGCTGATGGAACAGATTCCGGCGAACCTCCACGCGTACGTGGAAACCCAGCCGAGCGGCAACGCCATCAACGCCACCCACGCCGAGGAGGTCGAACGCTCCTTCCGCGACGCCGACAACGTCGCGGTCGCGTACGTCTCCTCGCCGGAAGACGTGGTGGACGCCATCTACGACATACTCAGCACGGAGGACCAATGAACAACGACAGATTCGCGAAACAGCGCGTGGCCGACGACCTCGACGAGCCCGTCGAGGAGGCCGGCAATCTCGCCAGAAAGCTCGGCCTGAAGCCGTACCCGGTGAACTACTGGATCGTCGACTACGACGAGATGAACGAACTCATCGCCTACGGTGGGTTCCAGCAGCGATACCCCCATTGGCGGTGGGGAATGCAGTACGACCGCCAGCAAAAACAGGGCCAGTTCCTCGGCGGGAAGGCCTTCGAAATCGTCAACAACGACGACCCTGCTCACGCCTTCCTCCAGGAGTCGAACACCCTGGCCGACCAGAAGGCCGTCATCACCCACGTCGAGGCCCACGCGGACTTCTTCGCCAACAACGAGTGGTTCCGCATGTTCACCGACGGCTCCTCGCGGACGACGACCGATGCCTCCGGCGAGGACCGCCGCCGCGGCCCCGACGCCGCCGGAATGTTAGCCCGCCACGGCGACACCATCCAGGAGTACATGCAGGACCCCGACATCGAGCGGGCCGAGGTCGAGCGGTTCATCGACCACGTCCTCTGTCTGGAGGACAACATCGACCAGCACGTCCCCTACAGCCCCGTCGAGACGGTCCCCGAGGAGTTCGAGGACATCGAAGGGGCCGACGTGACCGACCAGCTGGATGACCTCGACCTCTCCGAGGAGGTCAAACGGCAGGTGTTCGACGAGGAGTGGCTGGACGCCCAGCGCGACGACGACGAGAACGTCACGTTCCCCGCCGAGCCCGAGAAGGACGTGCTCGGCTTCCTCCGGAAACACGGCATGCAGTACGACGAGGACGCCGAACGCGCCACGGAGATGGCGGACTGGCAGAAAGAACTGCTGGAGCTGCTCCGCCGCGAGGCCTACTACTTCGCCCCCCAGAAGATGACGAAGGTGATGAACGAGGGCTGGGCCTCCTACTGGGAATCCCTGATGATGACCGGCGAGCAGTTCGCCGGCGACGACGAGTTCATCCTCTACTCCGACCACATGTCGAAGGTGCTGGGCTCGGGGGGGCTGAACCCCTACAGCCTCGGCCTGGAGATCTGGGAGTACGTCGAGAACACGGAGAACCGCCGCGAGGTCATCGAGCGCCTACTCCGCGTCGAGGGCATCACCTGGCGGAACTTCGACGACAGCGTCGACTACGAGATGGTTCAGGACCACCTGGAGCCGCCCGAGTGGCTCACCGATGTCCCGGGCCACCTCGACGACCTCGACCCCGAGGACCCGCGGGTCGACGCAGACGGGCTGGCGGCGGCCCGCGACGGCGCGTTCGATGTCGAACAGTACCCTTGGAAGGTGCTGACTTACGAGGGGCTGGCCCAGCGCCACTACTCGCTGGTCAAGCCCCAGTACCGCGGGTTCGTCTCCCGGGTCGGCCAGGAGGAACTGGAGCGGACCGCCCGCTACATGTTCGACGACTCGCGCTACGACAGCGTCACGGACGCACTCGAGGACGTGGACTACACCCGCGGCTGGGAACGAATGCGAGAGATTCGGGAGAGCCACAACGACGTGACTTTCCTCGACGAGTTCCTCACCCAGGAGTTCGTCGACGACAACGACTACTTCACCTACGAGTACACCCACGCCTCCGGCGACTACCGGGTGACCTCGACAGACCACGAGGACGTCAAGAAGAAGCTGAT
Proteins encoded in this window:
- a CDS encoding AbrB family transcriptional regulator, with the translated sequence MNNDRFAKQRVADDLDEPVEEAGNLARKLGLKPYPVNYWIVDYDEMNELIAYGGFQQRYPHWRWGMQYDRQQKQGQFLGGKAFEIVNNDDPAHAFLQESNTLADQKAVITHVEAHADFFANNEWFRMFTDGSSRTTTDASGEDRRRGPDAAGMLARHGDTIQEYMQDPDIERAEVERFIDHVLCLEDNIDQHVPYSPVETVPEEFEDIEGADVTDQLDDLDLSEEVKRQVFDEEWLDAQRDDDENVTFPAEPEKDVLGFLRKHGMQYDEDAERATEMADWQKELLELLRREAYYFAPQKMTKVMNEGWASYWESLMMTGEQFAGDDEFILYSDHMSKVLGSGGLNPYSLGLEIWEYVENTENRREVIERLLRVEGITWRNFDDSVDYEMVQDHLEPPEWLTDVPGHLDDLDPEDPRVDADGLAAARDGAFDVEQYPWKVLTYEGLAQRHYSLVKPQYRGFVSRVGQEELERTARYMFDDSRYDSVTDALEDVDYTRGWERMREIRESHNDVTFLDEFLTQEFVDDNDYFTYEYTHASGDYRVTSTDHEDVKKKLMLQFTNFGKPTVVVEDGNYQNRNELLLAHRYNGVMLDIGQAKEVLKRTFELWGRPVNLLTIVKEFDDHDVEVAKRRDREPEPEEVGKRIRYDGDEVTVTDVDWAEVEHLTATDIDYNTKPDEWLA